A genomic window from candidate division WOR-1 bacterium RIFOXYB2_FULL_36_35 includes:
- a CDS encoding methionine--tRNA ligase, translating to MNKKFYITTPVYYVNDIPHIGHAYTTIGADVLARYKRSKGFDVFFLTGTDEHGQKVAQAAEREKKNPKEFVDSIVDSYKKTWDLLQITNDDFIRTTDDRHIKAVQGIFKTLLEKGLIYKGIYEGWYCVSCETFVLQGQTLDANDLPFRVCPDCHGETKILKEESYFFKLSAFEDKLLVLYAENPDFVQPKSRLNEVVNFVKQGLKDLSITRTTFNWGVPVPNDSKHVIYVWFDALINYISAIGYPDGEKFKKYWPADIHLMGKEIVRFHAVIWPAILMAIEFPLPKKVFGHGWWTVEGRKMSKSLGNTVDPIKMSENYGVDAFRYFVLREVSFGNDGDFSTQSFINRYNADLANDLGNLLSRTLTMIEKYFEGKVPDVKDNAFDPLSRDIINLIKQTPSKFDECIDRLAFSEALECVWILISFANAYIEQEAPWALEKKGETEKLSCVLFNLYEALRIVAALVSPFMPGSSLEIWKQLNFPQEPQSISLNPFGMKIAGIVIKKGQPLFPRLNK from the coding sequence TTTGATGTTTTTTTCTTGACAGGAACTGATGAACATGGACAGAAAGTTGCCCAAGCTGCGGAAAGAGAGAAAAAAAACCCTAAAGAGTTTGTTGATTCTATTGTCGATAGCTATAAAAAAACCTGGGATCTCCTTCAGATAACAAATGATGATTTTATTCGCACAACAGATGATAGGCATATAAAGGCGGTTCAGGGTATTTTTAAAACCTTGCTTGAAAAAGGTTTGATTTATAAGGGGATTTATGAGGGGTGGTACTGTGTCTCTTGTGAGACTTTCGTTTTACAGGGTCAGACTTTGGATGCAAATGATCTGCCTTTTCGTGTTTGCCCTGATTGTCACGGAGAGACTAAAATCTTGAAAGAAGAGAGCTATTTCTTTAAATTGTCGGCGTTTGAGGACAAACTGCTTGTGCTTTATGCGGAAAATCCGGACTTTGTTCAGCCGAAATCGCGGTTAAATGAAGTTGTCAATTTTGTTAAACAAGGATTAAAAGATCTTTCAATTACAAGGACAACTTTTAACTGGGGAGTGCCTGTCCCCAATGATTCGAAACATGTTATCTATGTATGGTTTGATGCTTTGATAAATTATATTTCTGCGATCGGTTATCCGGATGGTGAAAAATTCAAAAAATATTGGCCGGCGGATATTCATTTGATGGGGAAAGAGATTGTTCGTTTTCATGCGGTTATTTGGCCCGCAATTCTAATGGCGATTGAATTTCCTCTTCCTAAAAAAGTCTTTGGACATGGGTGGTGGACTGTTGAAGGGAGGAAGATGAGTAAAAGTCTTGGTAATACGGTTGATCCGATAAAAATGAGTGAGAACTATGGGGTTGACGCTTTTCGTTACTTTGTTTTGCGTGAGGTCTCGTTTGGCAATGACGGCGATTTTTCAACACAGTCCTTTATAAATAGATATAATGCTGATTTGGCCAATGATTTGGGAAATTTATTGTCTAGAACATTGACGATGATAGAAAAGTATTTTGAGGGGAAAGTCCCTGATGTTAAAGATAATGCTTTTGATCCACTTTCCAGAGATATTATAAATTTAATTAAACAAACCCCATCTAAATTTGATGAGTGTATTGATCGGTTAGCTTTTTCTGAAGCATTGGAATGTGTTTGGATCCTGATCAGCTTTGCAAACGCTTATATTGAACAGGAAGCTCCGTGGGCGCTTGAAAAAAAAGGTGAAACAGAAAAATTGTCTTGTGTGCTATTTAATTTGTACGAGGCATTGAGAATTGTAGCGGCTCTCGTCAGCCCGTTTATGCCGGGTTCGTCACTTGAAATTTGGAAGCAGTTGAATTTTCCTCAAGAACCTCAAAGTATCTCTTTAAATCCCTTTGGCATGAAAATTGCTGGGATTGTTATAAAGAAGGGACAACCATTATTTCCAAGATTGAATAAATAA